Proteins encoded in a region of the Flavobacteriaceae bacterium HL-DH10 genome:
- a CDS encoding rhamnogalacturonan lyase yields MKKELPTITCLKIMLFIAVFGFLSMSVIAQKQMENLDRGVLAVRTSSSKVLVSWRIFGTEFSTASYNVYRGSTKINATPITGASNFEDTTTTNSTYSVSAIIDGVEQQLSNTVNTWADIYKKIPLTPPPGGTTPDNISYTYTANDVSVGDLDGDGQYELVLKWTPTNSHDNAHKGYTGNTFLQGLKMDGTILWTIDLGRNIRSGAHYTQFMVYDLDGDGKAEIACKTADGTIDGSGTILGDKNADYRDNRGYVLEGSEYLSLFSGETGVFIATQDYIPARGKVSDWGDSYGNRVDRFLACIAYLDGKRPSVVFTRGYYTRTVLAAYDYRDGQLTNRWVFDTNKKGNEKYFGQGNHNIAVGDLDGDGKDEIQFGSCAIDDNGTGLYSTGFGHGDAAHLGDFNPEHEGLEYFMAHEEANNPKVPQIDYRDPKTGKVFWSIPGNGDIGRGVTADIDPNHIGTESWASNGSGIHNTKGEVISTTYPTAGRRGASFNMFAWWDGDLLREIVDKTVIAKWKPETKTTEILLKGYNYDGMNLKSNNWTKSNPCLIADILGDWREEIIWRNEENTALVIFSTPYPTTKRIFTLMHDPLYRTSIAWQNVAYNQPAHTSFYLGHGMKKPPAPKIYLAKKEINSKRN; encoded by the coding sequence TTTATCAATGTCGGTTATCGCTCAAAAACAAATGGAAAATTTAGACCGTGGGGTATTAGCTGTTAGAACCAGTAGTAGTAAAGTTTTGGTAAGTTGGAGAATTTTTGGAACAGAATTCTCAACAGCTTCCTACAATGTATACCGAGGCTCTACTAAAATAAATGCAACCCCTATTACTGGTGCAAGTAATTTTGAAGACACAACAACTACCAATAGTACTTACAGTGTTTCTGCGATTATTGATGGAGTTGAACAACAACTGTCAAATACTGTTAATACATGGGCGGATATTTATAAAAAAATACCTCTAACGCCTCCTCCTGGTGGAACAACTCCCGATAATATTTCATATACTTATACTGCTAATGATGTATCGGTTGGAGATTTAGATGGTGATGGGCAATATGAACTTGTTTTAAAATGGACACCTACTAATTCCCATGATAATGCCCATAAGGGCTACACAGGAAATACGTTTCTCCAAGGATTAAAAATGGATGGCACTATTTTATGGACTATAGATTTAGGTAGAAATATTCGTTCTGGAGCTCATTACACACAATTTATGGTGTATGATTTAGATGGTGACGGAAAAGCGGAAATTGCTTGTAAAACTGCAGATGGCACAATAGATGGATCTGGCACTATTTTAGGAGATAAAAATGCAGACTATAGAGACAATAGAGGTTATGTTTTAGAAGGATCGGAATATTTAAGTCTCTTTTCAGGCGAAACAGGAGTTTTTATTGCTACACAAGACTACATTCCTGCAAGAGGAAAAGTATCTGATTGGGGAGATAGTTATGGCAATAGGGTCGATCGTTTTTTGGCATGTATTGCTTATCTTGATGGTAAACGCCCTAGTGTTGTTTTTACTAGAGGCTACTATACACGTACGGTTTTAGCAGCTTACGATTATAGAGATGGACAATTAACCAATCGTTGGGTGTTTGACACTAACAAAAAGGGCAATGAGAAATATTTCGGACAAGGAAATCACAATATAGCAGTAGGTGATTTAGATGGTGACGGAAAAGATGAAATTCAATTTGGATCTTGTGCCATAGATGATAATGGTACTGGATTATACTCTACAGGTTTTGGTCATGGAGATGCTGCACATTTAGGAGATTTTAACCCTGAACATGAAGGATTAGAATATTTTATGGCTCACGAAGAAGCAAACAACCCTAAGGTACCACAGATTGATTATAGAGACCCTAAAACTGGTAAAGTTTTCTGGAGTATTCCTGGTAATGGAGATATAGGTCGTGGAGTAACTGCAGATATAGACCCAAACCATATTGGCACAGAAAGTTGGGCATCTAACGGATCTGGAATACACAATACAAAAGGCGAAGTAATTTCTACAACGTATCCCACTGCTGGTCGAAGAGGTGCTAGCTTTAACATGTTTGCATGGTGGGATGGAGATTTATTACGAGAAATAGTAGATAAAACAGTAATTGCCAAATGGAAACCAGAAACCAAGACTACAGAAATATTACTTAAAGGTTACAACTATGATGGCATGAATTTAAAAAGTAATAACTGGACTAAATCTAACCCTTGCTTAATTGCAGATATTTTAGGAGATTGGAGAGAAGAGATTATTTGGAGAAATGAAGAAAACACAGCATTAGTAATTTTTTCTACACCTTATCCAACAACCAAAAGAATTTTCACATTAATGCACGACCCATTATACCGTACAAGTATTGCTTGGCAGAATGTAGCTTATAATCAACCTGCTCACACTAGTTTTTATTTAGGACATGGCATGAAAAAGCCTCCTGCTCCTAAAATTTATTTAGCAAAAAAAGAAATAAACTCTAAAAGAAATTAA
- a CDS encoding glycoside hydrolase family 2 TIM barrel-domain containing protein, which translates to MNIFQKKSLNISIKLGALFVIIFTIVQCATPTKQIDLKGNWSYKLDKENVGLKEKWQTLKFKDTIQLPSSLRDKGIGDNPTLTTEWTGSIYDSTWFFNPTMRKYRKKDSLKFPFWLTPDKHYVGAAWYQKDIIIPENWKDKTLGLELERPHWQTQVWIDTVYGGSQNSLSASHQYTFNQNINPGKHTVTIRIDNAIRDLDVGINSHSISDHTQGNWNGIVGNMILYPINEYKINQLKITPNLSDKNIQAKIILNKKTQENLKVSIKINGLNHEQHLEPSTFNFENNSTECIIKIPMGDDFKTWSEFNPNLYKIEVAIENEDGIQDVKEDVFGMRAFTIEEKHFKINGTQISLRGTTECSVFPLTGYPPTDEASWTRIYEICKSFGLNHMRFHSYCPPEAAFIAADKAGIYLQVEGPSWAKYSVSLGNGKPIDTYLMEETKRIIDAYGNHPSFCMMAYGNEPSGNYVPYLENWVSHFKAYDPQRVFTGASTGRSWSIIENSDFIVRSPPRGLNWKNEQPQSLFDYRDKTENQNRPYVTFEMGQWCVYPNFDEIKKYTGPLKAKNFELFQEDLKDHHMADQANDFLMASGKLQASCYKQEIEATLRTPNLAGFQLLSLNDFSGQGTALVGVLDAFWDEKGYISAEEFKSFCNDVVPLVRLPKYTFYNDETLIANVEVANFSGEVLKDANSKWELLNEENTILQSGHLNSEAIPIGKGNKIGDINLPLNFINKASKLTLKVHVGNYTNQWYVWVYPKTETKVNVNDIYITKSLDKKATQILKQGGNVLLLAAGKVENGKDIVQYQTPVFWNTSWFKMRPPHTTGILLKDKHPVFNDFPTDYYADLQWWEIANRQQIMNLENFPPNFRPIVQPIDTWFLNRRLAMLFEAHVNGGKLIVCSINLDGVNDNQPVAKQLYKSIISYINSDDFKPNDTISLDIINELFEKKERTIWNSYVKENP; encoded by the coding sequence ATGAATATCTTTCAAAAAAAAAGCTTAAATATATCGATAAAATTAGGGGCGCTCTTTGTAATAATATTCACAATAGTACAATGCGCCACTCCTACTAAACAAATTGATCTAAAAGGAAATTGGTCGTACAAACTAGACAAAGAAAACGTTGGTTTAAAAGAAAAATGGCAAACTCTTAAATTCAAAGATACCATTCAACTTCCAAGTTCTTTGAGAGATAAAGGCATTGGAGACAATCCAACATTAACAACCGAATGGACAGGAAGTATTTACGATAGCACATGGTTTTTTAACCCAACAATGCGTAAATACAGAAAAAAAGATAGCTTAAAATTTCCATTTTGGTTAACTCCAGACAAACATTATGTAGGAGCTGCTTGGTATCAAAAAGACATTATAATTCCAGAAAACTGGAAAGACAAAACCTTAGGTTTAGAATTAGAAAGACCACATTGGCAAACTCAAGTTTGGATAGACACTGTTTATGGTGGCTCTCAAAACAGTTTATCGGCATCTCACCAATATACTTTTAACCAAAATATAAATCCAGGAAAGCACACAGTAACTATTCGTATAGATAATGCCATAAGAGACTTAGATGTTGGCATTAATTCGCATAGTATTTCAGACCATACACAAGGAAATTGGAACGGCATTGTTGGAAATATGATTTTGTATCCAATCAATGAATATAAAATAAATCAACTTAAAATAACTCCTAATCTTAGCGATAAAAACATTCAAGCTAAAATCATTCTGAATAAAAAAACACAAGAAAATTTAAAAGTCTCAATTAAGATAAATGGTTTAAATCATGAACAGCATTTAGAACCTTCAACTTTCAACTTTGAAAATAATTCAACCGAATGTATTATTAAAATCCCAATGGGTGATGATTTTAAAACTTGGAGCGAGTTTAATCCAAACCTATATAAAATTGAAGTCGCCATAGAAAATGAAGATGGTATTCAAGATGTAAAAGAAGATGTTTTCGGAATGCGAGCATTCACTATAGAAGAAAAACATTTCAAAATAAATGGCACTCAAATATCTTTAAGAGGCACTACAGAATGTAGTGTATTTCCGCTAACGGGTTACCCTCCTACAGATGAAGCTTCATGGACACGTATTTATGAAATATGTAAATCATTCGGATTAAACCACATGCGTTTTCATTCGTATTGCCCGCCAGAAGCTGCCTTTATAGCAGCAGATAAAGCGGGGATTTACCTGCAAGTTGAAGGTCCAAGTTGGGCAAAATATTCTGTTAGTTTAGGAAACGGAAAACCCATTGATACCTATTTAATGGAAGAAACAAAACGCATTATTGATGCTTACGGCAATCACCCTTCGTTTTGTATGATGGCTTATGGAAATGAACCTTCTGGAAATTATGTTCCTTATTTAGAAAATTGGGTGAGTCATTTTAAAGCTTATGATCCTCAGCGTGTATTTACTGGAGCATCAACAGGTAGAAGCTGGTCTATTATTGAAAATAGCGATTTTATTGTGCGCTCTCCTCCTCGTGGTTTAAATTGGAAAAATGAACAACCACAAAGCCTATTTGACTACCGAGATAAAACTGAAAACCAAAATAGGCCTTATGTCACTTTCGAAATGGGACAATGGTGTGTGTATCCTAATTTTGATGAAATTAAAAAATATACAGGTCCACTAAAAGCTAAAAATTTTGAATTGTTTCAAGAAGATTTAAAAGATCACCATATGGCAGATCAGGCAAATGATTTTTTAATGGCATCGGGTAAATTACAAGCTTCTTGCTACAAACAAGAAATAGAAGCGACTTTACGAACTCCTAATTTAGCAGGGTTTCAGTTGCTAAGTTTAAATGATTTTTCTGGTCAAGGCACTGCGCTAGTTGGAGTTTTAGATGCTTTTTGGGATGAAAAAGGATACATTTCTGCTGAAGAATTTAAATCGTTTTGTAATGATGTTGTACCACTTGTAAGATTACCAAAATATACGTTTTATAATGATGAAACTTTAATAGCTAATGTTGAAGTTGCTAATTTTAGTGGTGAAGTATTAAAAGATGCAAACTCAAAATGGGAATTACTTAATGAAGAAAACACAATACTTCAATCAGGACATTTAAATTCAGAAGCTATTCCTATTGGAAAAGGCAATAAAATTGGAGACATTAACTTACCATTAAATTTTATAAATAAAGCTTCAAAATTAACTTTAAAAGTTCATGTAGGAAACTATACAAATCAATGGTATGTTTGGGTATATCCTAAAACTGAAACAAAGGTTAATGTTAATGACATCTACATCACCAAAAGTTTAGATAAAAAAGCAACTCAAATTTTAAAACAAGGCGGCAACGTATTATTACTTGCTGCTGGTAAAGTAGAAAACGGAAAAGATATTGTGCAGTATCAAACCCCTGTTTTTTGGAATACATCTTGGTTTAAAATGAGACCACCACACACAACAGGCATTTTACTGAAAGACAAACATCCTGTGTTTAATGATTTTCCAACAGATTATTATGCTGATTTACAATGGTGGGAAATTGCAAATAGACAGCAAATTATGAATTTAGAAAACTTCCCGCCTAATTTTAGACCAATCGTTCAACCTATTGATACTTGGTTTTTAAATAGACGATTAGCAATGCTTTTTGAAGCACATGTAAATGGTGGAAAGTTGATAGTTTGTAGTATTAATTTAGATGGAGTTAATGACAACCAACCTGTAGCAAAACAATTATACAAAAGCATTATAAGCTATATAAATTCAGATGATTTCAAACCTAATGATACTATTTCATTAGACATTATTAATGAGTTATTTGAAAAGAAAGAACGTACAATATGGAATTCTTATGTAAAAGAAAATCCATAA